The following are encoded together in the Perca fluviatilis chromosome 23, GENO_Pfluv_1.0, whole genome shotgun sequence genome:
- the def6c gene encoding differentially expressed in FDCP 6 homolog isoform X1 translates to MDLKSELLKSIWYAFTSLDVEKCGKVSKSQLKVLSHNLYTVLNIPHDPVALEEHFQDDDDGPVSNHGYMPYLNKYILDKVKEGMFDKEKFDDLCWMMTRKKNFKGVPQGAPLSERDCFKLFCLFNLLSEDRYPLVMIPEEVEYLLKKISTAMSQEWDGKPLEDLISQDPTVRDDDMSVWTFLENMAAGRLLRVTSAEAFSLALNEVFLEMYHNVLKRGYMWKKGHVRRNWTERWFVLKPSSVTYYVSEDLKDKKGEIQLNKGCVIETIPDREGKRCLFCVKTHNKTFEMSASDQRQKVEWTQAIQTALRLQSEGKSSLHQELKLKRRVQREHSNRERSRSARSSCSSRSSQSDDSNIQEMEKMEKEKDRQDLEIESIIQHARELETRRREAEEKERRKQREVQMELERQLKEAETLRDSMQAEMQEKEKEAEQQKKRIQELELTQQKLEAALNMEIQARLEEERARQELERLLQEEEAKKKQFQLLQEQQRALECLNTIMEASDGSQDQNSPSALHSASQELQDLQASRQRSHQHLEEVQEKLRYASQHVRHWNVQLNRLMTPISPGERLGNRLTSKPMCPKKEGALASNEFISKFKIRADQNNQISEDSETLEEQLEAANLSDGAEKSQGKPNGQM, encoded by the exons ATGGATTTAAAATCCGAACTCCTCAAGTCGATCTGGTACGCCTTCACATCTCTGGACGTCGAGAAATGCGGGAAAGTGTCCAAATCGCAGTTAAAG gtgCTTTCCCACAACCTGTACACAGTGCTGAACATCCCACATGACCCAGTGGCTCTGGAGGAGCACTTCCAGGATGACGATGATGGGCCGGTGTCTAATCATGGCTACATGCCCTACCTCAACAAATATATACTGGATAAG gTCAAAGAGGGCATGTTTGATAAGGAGAAGTTCGACGACCTGTGCTGGATGATGACCAGAAAGAAGAACTTCAAGGGTGTACCACAGGGGGCGCCGCTATCGGAAAGAGACTGTTTTAAGCTCTTCTGTTTATTTAACCTCCTGTCTGAGGACCGCTACCCGCTGGTGATGATACCAGAGGAG GTGGAGTATCTCCTCAAGAAAATTTCCACAGCGATGAGCCAGGAGTGGGATGGGAAGCCATTGGAGGACTTAATATCCCAGGATCCCACAGTGCGGGATGATGACATGTCTGTATGGACCTTCCTGGAGAACATGGCTGCAGGCCGGCTGCTAAGGGTCACCAGCGCTGAGGCCttcagtctggctttgaatgaGGTCTTTCTGGAGATGTATCACAATGTCCTCAAGAGG GGTTATATGTGGAAAAAGGGGCATGTACGCAGGAACTGGACTGAGCGTTGGTTTGTGCTGAAGCCCTCCTCTGTGACTTACTACGTCAGCGAGGACTTGAAAGACAAGAAAGGGGAGATCCAGCTGAATAAGGGCTGTGTCATAGAG aCTATTCCAGACAGGGAAGGGAAGCGCTGTTTGTTCTGTGTGAAAACCCACAACAAAACCTTTGAGATGAGTGCGTCTGACCAGAGGCAGAAGGTGGAGTGGACTCAAG CTATTCAGACAGCTCTCCGTCTCCAGAGCGAGGGCAAGTCTTCACTTCACCAAGAACTGAAATTGAAGAGGCGGGTCCAGCGGGAACACAGCAACCGGGAGCGCAGCCGGAGCGCCcggagcagctgcagcagccggAGCAGCCAATCGGACGACTCCAATATCCAAGAGATGGagaagatggagaaagagaaagacagacaggattTAGAAATAGAAAGTATCATACAG CATGCACGCGAATTAGAAACCAGACGAAGGGAGGCagaggaaaaagaaaggaggaaaCAGAGGGAGGTGCAGATGGAGTTGGAGAGGCAGCTGAAGGAGGCCGAGACG TTGAGAGACAGCATGCAGGCAGAGATGCAGGAGAAGGAAAAGGAGGCTGAGCAACAGAAGAAGAGGATCCAGGAGTTGGAGCTGACGCAGCAGAAACTGGAGGCTGCTCTCAACATGGAGATCCAGGCTcggctggaggaggagagggccAGACAGGAACTGGAAAG GTTGCTGCAGGAGGAAGAAGCGAAGAAGAAGCAGTTCCAGCTCCTCCAGGAGCAGCAGAGGGCATTGGAGTGCCTCAACACCATAATGGAGGCCTCAGACGGCAGTCAAGACCAGAACAGCCCCTCAGCTCTTCACTCGGCCTCTCAGGAGCTCCAGGATCTGCAGGCCTCTCGCCAGAGGAGCCACCAGCACCTGGAG GAGGTACAAGAGAAGCTGAGATATGCCAGTCAACACGTACGACACTGGAACGTCCAGCTGAACCGCCTGATGACACCCATCAGTCCTGGAG aaCGTTTGGGAAATCGCCTTACATCAAAACCCATGTGTCCCAAAAAGGAGGGAGCGCTGGCCAGCAATGAGTTCATCTCTAAATTCAAGATAAGAGCTGATCAAAACAACCAGATATCGGAAGACAGCGAGACGCTGGAGGAGCAGCTGGAGGCTGCAAACCTGTCAGACGGAGCAGAAAAATCACAGGGAAAACCCAACGGACAAATGTGA
- the def6c gene encoding differentially expressed in FDCP 6 homolog isoform X2: MPYLNKYILDKVKEGMFDKEKFDDLCWMMTRKKNFKGVPQGAPLSERDCFKLFCLFNLLSEDRYPLVMIPEEVEYLLKKISTAMSQEWDGKPLEDLISQDPTVRDDDMSVWTFLENMAAGRLLRVTSAEAFSLALNEVFLEMYHNVLKRGYMWKKGHVRRNWTERWFVLKPSSVTYYVSEDLKDKKGEIQLNKGCVIETIPDREGKRCLFCVKTHNKTFEMSASDQRQKVEWTQAIQTALRLQSEGKSSLHQELKLKRRVQREHSNRERSRSARSSCSSRSSQSDDSNIQEMEKMEKEKDRQDLEIESIIQHARELETRRREAEEKERRKQREVQMELERQLKEAETLRDSMQAEMQEKEKEAEQQKKRIQELELTQQKLEAALNMEIQARLEEERARQELERLLQEEEAKKKQFQLLQEQQRALECLNTIMEASDGSQDQNSPSALHSASQELQDLQASRQRSHQHLEEVQEKLRYASQHVRHWNVQLNRLMTPISPGERLGNRLTSKPMCPKKEGALASNEFISKFKIRADQNNQISEDSETLEEQLEAANLSDGAEKSQGKPNGQM, translated from the exons ATGCCCTACCTCAACAAATATATACTGGATAAG gTCAAAGAGGGCATGTTTGATAAGGAGAAGTTCGACGACCTGTGCTGGATGATGACCAGAAAGAAGAACTTCAAGGGTGTACCACAGGGGGCGCCGCTATCGGAAAGAGACTGTTTTAAGCTCTTCTGTTTATTTAACCTCCTGTCTGAGGACCGCTACCCGCTGGTGATGATACCAGAGGAG GTGGAGTATCTCCTCAAGAAAATTTCCACAGCGATGAGCCAGGAGTGGGATGGGAAGCCATTGGAGGACTTAATATCCCAGGATCCCACAGTGCGGGATGATGACATGTCTGTATGGACCTTCCTGGAGAACATGGCTGCAGGCCGGCTGCTAAGGGTCACCAGCGCTGAGGCCttcagtctggctttgaatgaGGTCTTTCTGGAGATGTATCACAATGTCCTCAAGAGG GGTTATATGTGGAAAAAGGGGCATGTACGCAGGAACTGGACTGAGCGTTGGTTTGTGCTGAAGCCCTCCTCTGTGACTTACTACGTCAGCGAGGACTTGAAAGACAAGAAAGGGGAGATCCAGCTGAATAAGGGCTGTGTCATAGAG aCTATTCCAGACAGGGAAGGGAAGCGCTGTTTGTTCTGTGTGAAAACCCACAACAAAACCTTTGAGATGAGTGCGTCTGACCAGAGGCAGAAGGTGGAGTGGACTCAAG CTATTCAGACAGCTCTCCGTCTCCAGAGCGAGGGCAAGTCTTCACTTCACCAAGAACTGAAATTGAAGAGGCGGGTCCAGCGGGAACACAGCAACCGGGAGCGCAGCCGGAGCGCCcggagcagctgcagcagccggAGCAGCCAATCGGACGACTCCAATATCCAAGAGATGGagaagatggagaaagagaaagacagacaggattTAGAAATAGAAAGTATCATACAG CATGCACGCGAATTAGAAACCAGACGAAGGGAGGCagaggaaaaagaaaggaggaaaCAGAGGGAGGTGCAGATGGAGTTGGAGAGGCAGCTGAAGGAGGCCGAGACG TTGAGAGACAGCATGCAGGCAGAGATGCAGGAGAAGGAAAAGGAGGCTGAGCAACAGAAGAAGAGGATCCAGGAGTTGGAGCTGACGCAGCAGAAACTGGAGGCTGCTCTCAACATGGAGATCCAGGCTcggctggaggaggagagggccAGACAGGAACTGGAAAG GTTGCTGCAGGAGGAAGAAGCGAAGAAGAAGCAGTTCCAGCTCCTCCAGGAGCAGCAGAGGGCATTGGAGTGCCTCAACACCATAATGGAGGCCTCAGACGGCAGTCAAGACCAGAACAGCCCCTCAGCTCTTCACTCGGCCTCTCAGGAGCTCCAGGATCTGCAGGCCTCTCGCCAGAGGAGCCACCAGCACCTGGAG GAGGTACAAGAGAAGCTGAGATATGCCAGTCAACACGTACGACACTGGAACGTCCAGCTGAACCGCCTGATGACACCCATCAGTCCTGGAG aaCGTTTGGGAAATCGCCTTACATCAAAACCCATGTGTCCCAAAAAGGAGGGAGCGCTGGCCAGCAATGAGTTCATCTCTAAATTCAAGATAAGAGCTGATCAAAACAACCAGATATCGGAAGACAGCGAGACGCTGGAGGAGCAGCTGGAGGCTGCAAACCTGTCAGACGGAGCAGAAAAATCACAGGGAAAACCCAACGGACAAATGTGA
- the LOC120553550 gene encoding malonyl-CoA-acyl carrier protein transacylase, mitochondrial-like — protein MLASVVVAAAASRGKLRSLVSGSRRLSSSHLGSQDGAPHPPPETPAPLLGSEPPAMERRPRKDPSDCSVLLFPGQGSQFVGMGRGLLKYPNVKEMFTVAQKLLGYDLLSLCLEGPEEELMKTVHCQPAVFVTSLAAVERLNHENPKAIETCVAAAGFSVGEFAALVFSGAMNYAEALYAVKVRAEAMQKASELVASGMLSVIGRPQAQYKHACVQAKEHCTSLGIKEPVCSVANYLFPDGRVIAGHQKALDFLQQNSRRLQFVRTKPVPVSGAFHSELMESATEPLREVLRQVEVRRPEINVYSNVDGKRYMNESHVRRQLVKQLVSPVKWEQTLHEIYERTQGRKFPHTYEVGPGKQLGATLQKCNRKAFKTYAHVEVTTYED, from the exons ATGTTGGCATCAGTGGTTGTCGCGGCAGCAGCCTCCAGAGGGAAGTTGAGGTCGCTGGTCTCTGGGAGCAGGAGACTGTCCAGCAGCCACCTTGGCTCCCAGGATGGAGCTCCCCACCCTCCGCCCGAAACCCCCGCTCCTCTCCTGGGAAGCGAGCCGCCGGCGATGGAGCGGAGACCCAGGAAAGACCCCAGCGACTGCTCCGTGCTCCTCTTCCCCGGCCAGGGCAGCCAGTTTGTGGGCATGGGTAGAGGACTTTTGAAGTACCCTAACGTTAAGGAAATGTTCACGGTGGCCCAGAAGCTCCTCGGGTACGACCTGCTGTCTCTGTGCCTGGAGGGCCCCGAGGAGGAGCTGATGAAGACGGTTCACTGTCAGCCGGCGGTGTTTGTCACTTCACTGGCTGCGGTAGAGAGACTCAACCACGAAAACCCCAAG GCCATTGAGACGTGTGTTGCTGCTGCGGGTTTCAGCGTTGGAGAATTTGCTGCCCTGGTTTTTTCTGGTGCCATGAACTATGCAGAAG CTTTGTATGCGGTGAAGGTCCGTGCAGAGGCCATGCAGAAAGCATCTGAGCTGGTTGCTAGTGGGATGCTGTCAGTCATCGGTAGGCCACAGGCCCAGTATAAACATGCCTGTGTGCAGGCTAAAGAGCACTGCACAAGCCTGGGGATCAAGGAGCCGGTTTGCTCTGTGGCCAACTATCTGTTCCCCGATGGTAGGGTCATCGCAGGGCACCAAAAG GCTCTGGATTTCCTCCAGCAAAATTCCCGACGTCTCCAGTTCGTGAGGACCAAACCTGTCCCAGTCAGCGGGGCTTTTCACAGCGAGCTGATGGAGTCGGCTACTGAACCCCTCAGAGAGGTGCTCAGACAGGTGGAG GTCCGTCGCCCCGAGATCAACGTGTACTCCAACGTGGACGGCAAACGCTACATGAACGAGAGCCACGTGCGAAGGCAGCTGGTGAAGCAGCTGGTGTCGCCTGTGAAGTGGGAGCAAACTCTGCATGAGATCTACGAGAGGACACAGGGAAGGAAGTTCCCCCACACCTACGAGGTCGGCCCAGGAAAGCAGCTCGGCGCCACACTTCAAAAGTGTAACAGGAAGGCCTTCAAAACGTACGCACATGTGGAAGTCACCACTTATGAAGACTGA
- the bik gene encoding bcl-2-interacting killer, translating to MVEQTRQPSRVVSLQAGTGEVDTDTLVDVNLRINDRAARAFGQQLALIGDQMDREWASRQLNWLPTPLHVLRPAQALTRTIYRDIHSQLWGFRGLSAAVKAWIASTAPGLSNLKPVTCTGWARGALVTVALLAAVTILGALWVEGKA from the exons ATGGTGGAGCAAACGAGACAGCCGAGTCGTGTCGTCTCCCTCCAGGCTGGAACTGGCGAGGTGGACACTGACACCCTGGTTGACGTCAACCTCAG GATAAATGACAGGGCTGCACGGGCCTTTGGGCAACAGTTGGCTCTAATTGGAGATCAGATGGACCGGGAATGGGCCAGCAGACAGCTGAACTGGCTACCAACGCCTCTACACGTGCTAAGACCCGCTCAGGCATTGACCAGGACCATATATCG GGATATCCACAGTCAGTTATGGGGCTTCCGGGGCCTGTCTGCAGCGGTGAAGGCCTGGATAGCGAGCACTGCGCCTGGG CTGTCCAATTTAAAACCAGTAACCTGCACTGGCTGGGCCAGAGGAGCACTGGTGACTGTGGCGCTGTTGGCTGCAGTGACCATTTTGGGGGCACTATGGGTGGAAGGGAAAGCCTAA